CGGCATGGATTGGGGCTTGCTGGCGGCTGCCGGCGTGCTCACCATCATTCCGGGCGCGCTGGTGATCTGGTTCGTCCGCAACTACATCGCGCGCGGCTTTGCGCTCGGCAGAGTTTAGGGAGGCGCTTGTGGAATCCATCGCATGGATGGCCTGGACGCTGCCGACGGCGATCTTCTTCGTCGCGCTCGCCTGTACGCTCGCGGTGATGACGTGGCTTGCGGCAGTCTATCCCGAGGCCGAGCGTGTCGGCGTGCTCAGCATCCCGACCACGCGCGGCGATCGCCTGTTCATCTCGCTGATTTTGGCTGCCGTCATCCACCTGGTAT
This portion of the Bradyrhizobium diazoefficiens genome encodes:
- a CDS encoding DUF2160 domain-containing protein — its product is MESIAWMAWTLPTAIFFVALACTLAVMTWLAAVYPEAERVGVLSIPTTRGDRLFISLILAAVIHLVWIGLVGTDPIASLPIGEEGIEISSLWLASGISLVTAVLIFRTV